Proteins from a genomic interval of Gemmatimonas sp.:
- a CDS encoding ATP-binding protein, translating into MTDTHSHAALAAIVDIAADAIIALDDNFRIVRFNKGAEHIFGWTEDEMLGQRLDRLLPMAARAVHRGHIRGFAEGGTESRRMAERREIAGLRRDGEQFPAEASIARVTIEGERTFMVTLRDVSDRRKNEERQKLLATAGWVLAASLDVESTMATIAELPVPLLGDWSLLELLAADGQIRRAAATHMDPRRHDESSALVSRVYETLDANLPAASAGRVAHETEAQRITDIASWLSANFHDKVTREHAQSLGASAVLIVPLRAGGRAIGALHLVRTRPGASHNMDEVLVADQFAGLAALALENARLYQESRRAVRERDDMLAIVSHDLRNPVNAIVMLTGAVLGREPGDERPLMEREDIEAIRGAARQADGLIQDLQDVSRIANARLRVDRRPVLLSELVKESADMFEPVMEDAVLRFVRHIDETLPPIQADRHRLEQVLSNLLGNAVRFTPHGGEIVLTAERHDHCVRIRVRDTGPGVSADDVPRLFERHWQAPRLLRAGSGLGLFIAKGIVEAHGGEIGVDSEVGKGSEFWFTVPL; encoded by the coding sequence ATGACTGACACGCATTCGCATGCAGCGCTCGCGGCAATTGTTGACATCGCCGCCGACGCCATTATCGCGCTCGATGACAATTTCCGCATCGTGCGCTTCAACAAGGGTGCGGAGCATATCTTCGGTTGGACGGAAGACGAGATGCTCGGGCAGCGACTGGACCGGCTGCTCCCCATGGCGGCTCGCGCGGTGCACCGTGGGCATATCCGAGGCTTTGCGGAGGGAGGCACAGAATCCCGACGTATGGCGGAGCGGCGGGAAATCGCCGGACTTCGCCGAGATGGCGAGCAGTTTCCGGCGGAAGCGTCGATCGCGCGCGTGACCATAGAAGGCGAGCGCACCTTCATGGTGACCCTGCGCGACGTCAGCGATCGCCGAAAGAACGAAGAACGCCAGAAGCTGCTGGCGACGGCGGGATGGGTGCTCGCCGCATCGCTCGACGTGGAGTCCACGATGGCGACGATTGCCGAACTACCCGTGCCGCTGCTGGGCGACTGGAGTCTGCTCGAGTTGCTTGCCGCCGACGGACAGATCCGGCGCGCGGCGGCCACGCACATGGATCCGAGGCGGCATGACGAGTCGTCTGCGCTCGTGTCTCGCGTGTACGAAACACTGGATGCGAATCTTCCCGCTGCCAGCGCCGGACGTGTGGCCCACGAGACAGAAGCGCAGCGCATTACCGATATCGCGTCGTGGTTGTCGGCGAATTTTCACGACAAAGTCACCCGTGAGCACGCGCAATCGCTTGGTGCCAGTGCGGTATTGATCGTGCCGTTGCGCGCCGGTGGACGGGCGATCGGCGCGTTACATCTCGTACGTACGAGGCCTGGTGCGTCGCACAACATGGACGAAGTCCTCGTGGCCGACCAGTTTGCCGGCCTCGCCGCGCTCGCGCTCGAGAACGCGCGGCTGTACCAGGAATCCCGACGCGCCGTTCGAGAGCGCGATGACATGCTGGCCATCGTATCACACGACCTGCGCAACCCGGTCAATGCAATCGTGATGTTGACCGGTGCGGTGCTTGGCCGGGAGCCAGGCGACGAGCGGCCGCTGATGGAGCGTGAGGATATCGAGGCGATTCGCGGTGCCGCCCGTCAAGCCGATGGATTGATTCAGGATCTGCAGGACGTCTCACGCATTGCCAACGCACGACTTCGGGTCGATCGCCGACCCGTCTTGCTCTCGGAACTGGTGAAGGAATCGGCCGACATGTTCGAGCCGGTCATGGAGGACGCCGTGCTGCGTTTCGTGCGTCACATCGACGAAACCCTCCCGCCGATTCAGGCCGACCGTCATCGCCTGGAACAGGTGTTGTCCAACCTGCTTGGCAACGCCGTTCGGTTCACGCCGCACGGTGGAGAGATCGTGCTCACCGCCGAACGTCATGACCACTGCGTGCGGATTCGCGTGCGCGACACCGGTCCCGGCGTGTCAGCCGATGACGTGCCGCGACTGTTCGAACGTCACTGGCAGGCGCCGCGCCTGCTGCGCGCGGGGTCGGGACTGGGATTGTTCATCGCGAAGGGCATCGTCGAGGCGCACGGAGGCGAAATCGGCGTCGACAGCGAAGTGGGCAAGGGCAGCGAGTTCTGGTTCACGGTGCCGCTGTAA
- a CDS encoding DNA polymerase IV, producing MTTLSPRRILLVDADAFFVAVARQEDPDGAGKATLLIVGGRPGSRGVVCSASYECRAYGVRSAMPISRALKLCPQATCVPVPRGACSARSKEIQQVLATFAPIVQASSIDEWYCDMGGTEALYGHESLEATAHRIRDAVFAATGLTVSIGGGTSRLVAKMAVELAKPKPGSGATGVRCVTPGQEAAFLAPFRLADLPMVGPRFSATLERMGLETIADAQQWSVTDLQSRLGERAGAWLHGRVRGIDDSIVTPREVQKQVSREETFGRDLHDDDLLERELLRLAVRVSTDLRRQGLRARTVTVKLKDADFKTRSAQRTLAQPIESEKSVIKAARVLYRALRGKRRVGVRLLGIGLSHFDDEATSTGPAVQLGFFAAPPAPAAEGEPVENAKDRALTLALDRIRDRYGSTAIIPARLIDNAHDTGPRVEE from the coding sequence TCGCGCGGCGTGGTGTGCAGTGCCTCCTACGAGTGCCGCGCGTACGGTGTGCGATCGGCGATGCCGATCTCGCGTGCCCTGAAGTTGTGTCCTCAGGCCACCTGCGTGCCGGTGCCCCGTGGCGCCTGCAGCGCGCGCAGCAAGGAGATTCAGCAGGTGCTCGCCACCTTTGCTCCGATCGTCCAAGCGTCGAGCATCGACGAGTGGTATTGCGACATGGGCGGCACCGAGGCGCTCTATGGTCACGAGTCGCTCGAGGCCACCGCGCATCGCATTCGGGACGCGGTCTTCGCCGCCACCGGCCTCACGGTCTCGATCGGCGGCGGGACCTCGCGACTCGTCGCCAAGATGGCCGTTGAACTGGCCAAGCCGAAGCCCGGCAGCGGCGCCACCGGCGTGCGCTGCGTGACGCCCGGTCAGGAAGCGGCGTTTCTGGCGCCGTTCCGGCTGGCCGACCTACCGATGGTCGGCCCGCGCTTCTCGGCGACGCTGGAGCGCATGGGCCTCGAGACCATCGCCGACGCGCAGCAGTGGAGTGTGACCGACCTGCAGTCCCGCCTTGGCGAGCGCGCCGGTGCCTGGCTGCACGGGCGTGTGCGGGGCATCGATGACAGCATCGTGACGCCGCGCGAGGTGCAAAAGCAGGTGAGTCGCGAGGAGACGTTCGGGCGCGATCTGCACGATGACGACCTCCTCGAACGCGAACTGCTTAGGCTGGCCGTGCGCGTGAGCACCGACCTGCGACGACAAGGGCTCCGGGCCAGAACCGTGACGGTGAAGCTCAAGGACGCCGACTTCAAGACGCGGTCGGCGCAGCGTACCCTGGCCCAGCCGATCGAATCCGAGAAGTCGGTGATCAAGGCCGCGCGCGTGCTCTACCGCGCGCTCCGGGGCAAACGGCGGGTCGGGGTGCGTCTGCTCGGGATCGGGCTGTCACACTTCGACGATGAGGCCACGTCCACCGGTCCGGCGGTGCAGCTCGGCTTTTTCGCCGCCCCGCCCGCCCCTGCGGCGGAGGGGGAACCGGTCGAAAACGCCAAGGACCGGGCCCTCACCCTGGCACTCGACCGGATCCGCGACCGTTACGGCAGTACCGCGATCATTCCGGCCCGTTTGATCGACAACGCGCATGATACTGGGCCAAGGGTGGAAGAATGA